The sequence AGGTCCTGGTGAAAATTGTTTAAGCGCCTGTGAACACAAGATGTAGGGAATATGTCACAGCTATGTGTCCTTGCAAAGTTGTGTTTATCTGTTCTGTGTTTCTCTATTCTTGTTTTTATGTAGAGAATCAATGATGTCCTCATAAGAACCTATGATTGATGGTACAGTCTCTATAAATTCTTTCTTTAGGTTACCGTGTTGAGGTTGGTGGCTTGGTGCTTTGGGACATTTAACGTAAACCAAACAGCTTGTGTTTAGTGTTGCTGCATAGCAATCTTTTCCTGTAGGTTGTGGTCTATTTTAATATTCCTAACTGATAACAGCATTCTTGTAGTGCATAGTTGCTTAATTATTCATCTTTTTAAACCAGAGTCTAGAGATAAGTAATCTTTTGTCCATTGCTGGATCTTCTGTTCTTAAAGCTTCATGGCAGGCTTGGAAATTAGTGTGTCTCATATGTATCTTGTAGCAGGCACTCTTTCAAGTGGCGACAACAGAATGGATGATGATGTGATTGATGATGAAGAAGATGCTCAGAGAAGAAGATCAAGATCCAAAAAGAATGTGGTGAAGGAAGCTAATAATCCAGCAGTGGCCTATCAACTTCACCCACTTAAAATTATACTTCATGTATATGATACTGAAGATTCTGGTAGCAAACGCCGTAAACTCATCACCCTGAGGTTTGAATACTTGGCAAAGTTGAATGTTGTTTGTGTCGGAATTGAAGATTCAGAGGGTCTGGACAGTAATATCTTGTCCAACCTATTTCCAGATGACACTGGTTTAGATCTGCCTCACCAGGTATGTAATTTAATTCGAAGCAGATGGTTTTGATTGCTAGTTACACCATCCTTATGGAAGTTTTGGTGTTTGTTTATGTACCTACCTGTTTTTGGTTTATTTCAGCCTCACAGGCCTTTAATGTGATTTTAGCAGGGATATGTTTTGTTACTACATCTGTATCTAGTATCTTCTTGGGGCCTCTCATTTACGTCAGCTGAAATAGTGACTTGTCAATTTTCTCAGATGGCTAAGATTTATGTTGGGGAGGTTCCAAACTTCAGCGACAAGGATTCAAGGCCATACAAGTGGGCACAACATTTAGGTGGTATCGACTTTTTGCCTGAAGTGCCTCCATCTGTTGGGGATGATTCTAGCAGAGCATTAAACACTGCTGATTTGTCATCTGGGCTTGCTCTGTACCGTCAGCAGAACCGTGCACAGACTATTTTGCAGAGGATCCGCTTGCGGAAAGTTGCACAGATGGCTCTTATGTGAGTCACTGGTCTATGTTTTTTGCTGTTTGGGACATCGATGAAAAAAACCGGATGGCAGATTAGCCTGAGAGTGACCGTGTAATTTGACTGACGATTTTGAGCTAATGATGCTTTTGCTTCATTGCACATGTCATTCTGAGTTATGGCAATACTATGAATCATTTACCAGGCAGAAATTGTGAAACATACCATTTATATCTTCTTCATATGTTCTCTACATATTGATTCAAAGCTAATTATTGGCGACCTTCATTATAATGTTATTCATGACTGTTATATACATGGCCTGTTTGATTGGTAGCATCCCTTTGAAGTTTTCGAGTCTCTTTGATTACAGGTGGCAACTTGATTATTTGACAAAGCTGAAGTGGCCTCGAATAGAACATAAGAATGCACCATGGGCATCACGCAACCCACTGTGCAGTCTACATAGTTGGTCATTGACAAGTTATCCTGAGTCATCTCGTTCTATTTTGATGCTAAGTGGTGCTGCAAGCAATGTTGACAGTGATGTAGAGAGATCTGTGACAAACTGGGAAGAAACTGAGAGTATCAGGGAGGATGGGGAGCTTCCAGTTGTTATTCCTGCTGAGAATGAGCCAAATGGTTCTACAATTTTGCAACCTGAGGTGTCAGCTGAGATCCGGAGCCATTCTAGAGGCTTATCTCTTATATCAAAGAGTGCAACACCATCTAAGCTAAGCATCTCACGAAGTTTTGGTAGAAATGAGGACGATCTTGATCTCTTGATGTATAGCGACAGCGAGTTGGAGGACCAGCCCTGCATTCTTGACGAAACTGAAAAAGCTACTAGCCCGATTAGAGACAGATTCTGGGAGGAGTATGCTTCCAAGGAATTCACCATGGTCCTGAGTAAAACTATGAAGAATGGTCTAAAAGTCATGCTGGAAGCCAAGGTAAACTATGTCATCACTATTTGTTCTAAGCCTTCATGCATCTCTCCATGCTCTTGCTTCTGACATTAAGACTTATCACAGGTTAAGATAAGTATGGAGTATCCTCTTAGACCTCCCCTTTTCAGATTACGTTTGCTCTCAGAAAAGTCTGAAATTTTGAAGTGGCACAATGATCTTCGTGCAATGGAAGCTGAGGTTTGTGCTAACATATCGTGTAACATGTTTTATTTAGTGCATTTCTGAGGGTAGCTCTTAAAGCTCACTATCATGCTGTGCAGGTAAATCTTCACATCCTTCGAAGCATACCTCTATCATATGAGGATTATATATTGACTCACCAAGTTATGTGCCTGGCTATGCTGTTTGACATGCATTTTGATGAGgaaaacgagaaaagaaaagtcacTTCAGTGATCGATGTTGGTCTTTGCAAACCTGTTAGTGGAACTATGCTTACTAGATCGGTTAGGGGTAGAGACAGAAGGCAAACTATTTATTGGAGAGGTGCTGATTGCTCTTCCAGTTACTTGTAGAGTATGTGCGATCTTGATTGGTCTTGGTTGAGTTCAGCATTGACTACCCTCTGGAGAAATCATTTCTGGGCATTGGAGAACTGCATATATAACTTAAGAGCTGACACAGATCCCCTTGTTTATCACTACTGTGTCTTGACAGCAATAGCTGGGAAGATTTCTCTGTGCCCATACTGACTCGAGAAACTATTTACAATGCTGATGGTAACTACACTTTTATATGCCCAGGAAGAAAAGCTATAGGTGCAGTTAATCACCACAAGGCTTTTACTGCATGAATATTGTGCTATATGTTTCAAGAAGCCTTTCTGCTAGTTCCTATTTTCTTGGTTGTTCAAATTGGTATCCTGGATCTACCCAGAACATTTCCAACCGCAGTTAAATCCTGGAAGCTTGCAGCATTCTTTTGCAATAAACAGAGCTTGCTTACCCGGATGAAGATGTTGGAGGACCCAGCTTTTAACCAACCTTAGTTATCTCAATCGCCTATGGTTGGCCGACAGCTATGAGGTAAATGGCTTACGGTATCAATCATTTGTTAATTCTACATTTGAGTAACGCTGTGGGTGCAGTAGCTTTTGCTCTTCCAAAAACACTGGACAGAAAGATGAGATTTATGTCCCACATGATGCAAGTAATCGTTTGAATGTAATTTGCGTTTTCCAGCCATGGGAATGTCTGAACGTATGGAGGAAGTAACTCAGCAGCATGGTGCTATCAAAAGTTACTATCAAAAGtagaaaataatatatatatatatatatatatatatatatatatatatatatatatatatatatatatatatatatattaaaaaaTATATAACGACCAATTCAATTTTCTGTCCAAATATAAGCATATATAGGAAGTTAGTGAAGAAGTCATAAATAAATACAACGGTGTTACTACGCGTTATCCTTTGTAGAGGCTGTCGAAGTAGAGGCAGAAGTGCTTGAACTGAAGCGCGTTGTCGTCGTATGGCACCCTCGGCACCATGTCGTTGCAGTACACGAACCTGAAGTACCTGCTGGGCTTGCCGAGATACGCGTCCGTGAAGCTCCCGAAGACCCGAACGCCTCGTCCCCTGGCGAACATTATCAATTTTGCTATTATTATTTGTAGGCTTCCCTATAATGTCATCGAACCCACAAATTATAGAAACAGATGGTCTCATCAGTTATAAATACATGATGTTATACCAAAATTGAGAGCGACAAGACAGGGACTCAAATGCATGTTTCCATACTTAGAGCCTGTTTGGTTTGTagctaaatgtgccacactttgcctaaggttagtcgttcgaattgaataactaaccttaggcagaaaagttaggcaaagtgtggcaactgaggtagtgaaccaaacaggcccttagtctCGCTGTATTGAGCTGTTCTTTGCTCGGCTCATTTTGGTTTTCGGAACCTAAACTGATGGGAAAAGGGGGTATATAATAGGAAAATAAAAGAAGAGGATAAAGGGCATGCAGCTATCATATTCAGAATAACCATCTATAAAGAAGTCTTCAGGTCTCAATCCAGACATAGATAAGGACATGGCAGACCTATATCTGACCACAGATTTTGTGACACATTAACACGGAACTATATGTGATATTAGGGAAATCATCATTTTATTCTCTCAAATACTGATCATACCACTTGTCCTTGGCAGCAAGCAAGTGAAAAACATTCGGTTGTCGTTTGGTTCACATAATTATAACATATGATCGATAACCGATAACGTTAAATTATGTTTGTTTAAATCCAATCGTAATTAGATATTACACTGTAAATGGATAACAGTCTATTCAAACTTATTGTCGTTGTCACTCGAATGTTAATCATTATCGTTGCCATTTACATTACAATTTGTGGATCAAACAACACCTCGACTTATTAAGTTACTTAAACGCACTAACAGGGAAGAAGCGAAACATATAGGAGTACAATCTTGTGCTAAGTATGGAAACATGCATTTGAGTCCCAGGCTGTAAAACGAAATTCATGTGAGCTTTTGAACTTGGGTCGTCTCCCCCTTCGTAATCCCCAAATATTCACCAAGCCTAAAAAACTGAGGCATATTTATATCATCACAGCCTGTgtgctgtcataagccttctggGCATGTAGTGAACTGTCTTTCGTTGGCGATGGTTTTGGCTGTTGCGTGTGACGGTAAACGTTTTAAGggttagtttggaaactcaaattcttttgaagattaaggtttaagtttccaaactagccctaaacgtGAGTTAGCACCTCGTGGTTTGGGCTTTGTGCCAATTagatgttttttcttttctaaaCTAGCCCTTACCTCCCTTCAATTCAGGACGGGATTTTAGTTTTCAAACAGCCCTAAAAGTTGCAGTTCAGTAACTTGGATTGATACATGCATGCTCTCCAATCCCTTATAAAAATTGCAATATATGAATATACAAAAGTTGTCAAGTTAGTAAACTACTGCTCagagggcactcggcaaaggttgaatctttgccgagtgctactgggcagacactcggcaaagttaactcctttgccgagtgtcatccttgacactcggcaaagacgccgtctccgtTACCTCGTCGCCGTAACGACcacttttctttgtcgagtgctccctggcactcggcaaacctttttgccgagtgcccgagaaaaagtactcggcaaagaaggctttgccgatgtactgtttgccgagctttctttgccgagtgcgacactcggcaaagcctttgccgagtgtttttagggctttgtcgagtgcttcgggcactcggcaaagcgcccgtTTCTGGTAGTGAAGCCTAAAAAACTGAGGCATATTTATATCATCACAGCCTGTgtgctgtcataagccttctggACATATAATGAACTGTCTTTTGTTGGCGCTGGTTTTGGTTGTTGCGTGTGACGGTAAACGCTTTAAGAGCTAGTTTAGAAACTCAAATTCCAAGTGGAGATAAGGGTTTGAGttttcaaactagccctaaatgtGAGTTAGCACCTCGTGGTTTGGGCTTTGTGCCAATTAGACGGGTTTTCCAAACTAACCCTTACTTCCCTTCAATTCAGGAGGATATTTGAGTTTTCAAACAGCCCTGCAGTTCAGTAACTTGGATTGATACATGCTCTCCAATCCCTTCTAAAAATTGCAATATATGAATATACAAAAGTTGTCAAGTTAGTAAACTACTACTCACATTGTATGACACTACGACTCTTCACATTATGAAGAGGAATGTTCATGCGTGTGATCAGAAACGAAAACAGTAGAAGAATTCCAGTAGGTAGCTGAAACCTACAGGGCCATAAATGCAAGCACGATGGTTGTACATCGCTAGTAGCAGTACGACCTCCATATCTAGCTATCTGTGTCAATGAAGCAGGCGAGTGAGTCCATGGACTGATGATAGTGGATTATCTGATATACCTTAATTAGTGCGCCCGCCCTTATCAAGTGATTTCAACTACGTATGCAAGCCGCCACACGGTTGTGCAGATGTGTAACGTGCGTTGTACTTTAGGTCATCTATAGCAGCGATTGAATTGAGAAGGAATGCATAATTGCAGATGAATTATCCCAAAACTTGAGACATGAGAGTGCTAGCTGGATGGGTTCAGGACTTCAGGCATTCAAAAAGTAATATAAACCGAGATGGAAAAATCCCTTCAGCCTTTATCTCTATCTCTATCATTATATTTAGATAAGAGTTTCTCTTTTCACGTCATCTCCTCCAGCGGTGAAACAAAAGTCCAGAAATAAGCATGGTGTTGTTGGGGTTTGAACCTTCACACACCCTCCATCTCCCACGTCTAGGTTCTAACCACTGAAGCACACAACCATTTATGTTTACTAAATAATAGATATCGTAAATATTTTAATTATAGAAATTACAGTAATACACGGACAAAATACTAGTTATTCTTTAGCATGTATTAGTGCccttacaacaacaacaacaaataaCACGGTCGGTTATGTGACTTAAATGGTAGACTGAAATAACAGAAGCGGGTGCACACTGCACGACAGTAGAACCCGAGCTACATAATTACATGGGGAGCTTGTTGATCTTGCAGTGCTGGTAGTCCTTGTACTTCTTGGCCTTGTACTTGGCCGGGCTCTCCTCCGTGACCAGCTTGGGGTGCGGCCCGACGACGAGCTCCCCCGGCGGCTCCACGAACATCGGCCATGACATCCGCGTCTTCTCCTTGTTCACCGTCGTACGGTGCAGCACCGCCTTGTATGCCCCGTTGCTGAAAATCTACTCGATCGGGACATCAAAGAAATACTTGAGGGGAGCAAGATCATCACAACAcaatagaaagaaaaaaaaagatgcTACGTAGGTCGCTTGCCTCGATCTGATCGCCGATATGGACGATGAGTGCGTCGGGCACGTACTTGGCCTCGTACCATTGACCATCTTTGAAGACCTGGAGCCCCTGCACCTCGTTGGGCACGAGGACGGTGAGCGTGCTCATGTCGGTGTGCGGCGCGACGCCGAGCGTGAGCTCCGGCTGCGGGCACGGCGGGTAGAAGTTGATCTTCTGCAGGAACACCAGGCCGTCTCCGCCGAACGCCTCCGCCATGGCGCTCCCGTGGAGCCCCAGCCCCAGCGAGAGGTGCTCGAACAGCTCGCGCGTCAGGCGCTGCATGTGGCGGCAGTACTCCTCGTTGGCCTCCCTGTACCCGGCGAGGCTCCGGGGCCAGACGGCGTGGTCCACCTTCTCCGGCGGCGCGACGACGTGGAAGAAGAAGTCGTTCCACGTCTTCTTGCCCTCGAGGTCCCTCTGCAGCTTGGTGCCGTAGCCCTCGATCTTGCCGGACGCCGGGTCCATGGCGTAgcgctccttctcctccgtcggaAGCGCGAAGAAGGCCCGCCCGACGCGCTGGAGCTCCGCCACCGCCGCTGAGGGCACGCCGTGGTTCACCACCTGGAACAGCCCCCACTCCCTGGCGGCTGCGGCCATGCGCGCGCCGAACCCGGGCTCCGACATGTCGATCACCGGCGCGTCCGGCACGGCGGCCCCGCGGTACGTGGTCGCGCCCGGCTGGTCCTGCTCAGACCGCACGAACTCCGGCGGTAGCGCGCCCAGCGACGCCGCCAGCTCCTGCACGCTCAGGTGCGTCTCGCCCCCCATCGCAGCAGGAAGCAGGACCTCGCGAGCACGCTGCACGCAGACGCAGGCAGGGAAGAGCACTGAATTAATAGTGTTGTGTTGTGGGGCACGGGACAGGAGTGAGTGGCGTGTGGTGTGGTAGACCGGCCGCTGTGCTGGAAACGTGCGTTTGGGTATGGGCACAGACCCGGTGCGAATTGTGTGGGCCGGTTGCTTGGTGCCCGGGGCCGGGGTGGCTCGGAACGTGGCAGCCTTGCTATGCGAGCGCGAAGATAGGCCGTTGTTGTGTTTCTGGCCGTACGACGCACCTACCAGAAACTCGTTTATGTTCGCTGCGACATGTCACCAGCTTTCAACTGTGCCCTGACCCTACTTCAACTTCTTA is a genomic window of Zea mays cultivar B73 chromosome 5, Zm-B73-REFERENCE-NAM-5.0, whole genome shotgun sequence containing:
- the LOC100191475 gene encoding THO complex subunit 5B-like isoform X1, which encodes MAAAPTADAMDVDAPARTLTTSPATKLRSPHDLLAETRASIEKVAARILAIKKDGAPKSELRELVTQMSLHLVTLRQVNREILMEEDKVKAETEAAKAPVDSTTLQLHNLLYEKNHYVKAIRACLDFQTKYPGIELVPEEEFQRSAPADILEKTLAADASHDLMLKRLNFELVQRKELCKLHEKLGQQRGSLLETIANQKKFLSSLPSHLKSLKKASLPVQQQLGMQHTKKLKQHHAAELLPTPLYIAYTQLLGQKEAFGENIEVEIAGSTKDAQIFAQQQAKKENTGTLSSGDNRMDDDVIDDEEDAQRRRSRSKKNVVKEANNPAVAYQLHPLKIILHVYDTEDSGSKRRKLITLRFEYLAKLNVVCVGIEDSEGLDSNILSNLFPDDTGLDLPHQGYVLLLHLYLVSSWGLSFTSAEIVTCQFSQMAKIYVGEVPNFSDKDSRPYKWAQHLGGIDFLPEVPPSVGDDSSRALNTADLSSGLALYRQQNRAQTILQRIRLRKVAQMALMWQLDYLTKLKWPRIEHKNAPWASRNPLCSLHSWSLTSYPESSRSILMLSGAASNVDSDVERSVTNWEETESIREDGELPVVIPAENEPNGSTILQPEVSAEIRSHSRGLSLISKSATPSKLSISRSFGRNEDDLDLLMYSDSELEDQPCILDETEKATSPIRDRFWEEYASKEFTMVLSKTMKNGLKVMLEAKVKISMEYPLRPPLFRLRLLSEKSEILKWHNDLRAMEAEVNLHILRSIPLSYEDYILTHQVMCLAMLFDMHFDEENEKRKVTSVIDVGLCKPVSGTMLTRSVRGRDRRQTIYWRGADCSSSYL
- the LOC100191475 gene encoding THO complex subunit 5B-like isoform X3 — translated: MAAAPTADAMDVDAPARTLTTSPATKLRSPHDLLAETRASIEKVAARILAIKKDGAPKSELRELVTQMSLHLVTLRQVNREILMEEDKVKAETEAAKAPVDSTTLQLHNLLYEKNHYVKAIRACLDFQTKYPGIELVPEEEFQRSAPADILEKTLAADASHDLMLKRLNFELVQRKELCKLHEKLGQQRGSLLETIANQKKFLSSLPSHLKSLKKASLPVQQQLGMQHTKKLKQHHAAELLPTPLYIAYTQLLGQKEAFGENIEVEIAGSTKDAQIFAQQQAKKENTGTLSSGDNRMDDDVIDDEEDAQRRRSRSKKNVVKEANNPAVAYQLHPLKIILHVYDTEDSGSKRRKLITLRFEYLAKLNVVCVGIEDSEGLDSNILSNLFPDDTGLDLPHQMAKIYVGEVPNFSDKDSRPYKWAQHLGGIDFLPEVPPSVGDDSSRALNTADLSSGLALYRQQNRAQTILQRIRLRKVAQMALMWQLDYLTKLKWPRIEHKNAPWASRNPLCSLHSWSLTSYPESSRSILMLSGAASNVDSDVERSVTNWEETESIREDGELPVVIPAENEPNGSTILQPEVSAEIRSHSRGLSLISKSATPSKLSISRSFGRNEDDLDLLMYSDSELEDQPCILDETEKATSPIRDRFWEEYASKEFTMVLSKTMKNGLKVMLEAKVKISMEYPLRPPLFRLRLLSEKSEILKWHNDLRAMEAEVNLHILRSIPLSYEDYILTHQVMCLAMLFDMHFDEENEKRKVTSVIDVGLCKPVSGTMLTRSVRGRDRRQTIYWRGADCSSSYL
- the LOC100191475 gene encoding THO complex subunit 5B-like isoform X2; its protein translation is MAAAPTADAMDVDAPARTLTTSPATKLRSPHDLLAETRASIEKVAARILAIKKDGAPKSELRELVTQMSLHLVTLRQVNREILMEEDKVKAETEAAKAPVDSTTLQLHNLLYEKNHYVKAIRACLDFQTKYPGIELVPEEEFQRSAPADILEKTLAADASHDLMLKRLNFELVQRKELCKLHEKLGQQRGSLLETIANQKKFLSSLPSHLKSLKKASLPVQQQLGMQHTKKLKQHHAAELLPTPLYIAYTQLLGQKEAFGENIEVEIAGSTKDAQIFAQQQAKKENSTLSSGDNRMDDDVIDDEEDAQRRRSRSKKNVVKEANNPAVAYQLHPLKIILHVYDTEDSGSKRRKLITLRFEYLAKLNVVCVGIEDSEGLDSNILSNLFPDDTGLDLPHQGYVLLLHLYLVSSWGLSFTSAEIVTCQFSQMAKIYVGEVPNFSDKDSRPYKWAQHLGGIDFLPEVPPSVGDDSSRALNTADLSSGLALYRQQNRAQTILQRIRLRKVAQMALMWQLDYLTKLKWPRIEHKNAPWASRNPLCSLHSWSLTSYPESSRSILMLSGAASNVDSDVERSVTNWEETESIREDGELPVVIPAENEPNGSTILQPEVSAEIRSHSRGLSLISKSATPSKLSISRSFGRNEDDLDLLMYSDSELEDQPCILDETEKATSPIRDRFWEEYASKEFTMVLSKTMKNGLKVMLEAKVKISMEYPLRPPLFRLRLLSEKSEILKWHNDLRAMEAEVNLHILRSIPLSYEDYILTHQVMCLAMLFDMHFDEENEKRKVTSVIDVGLCKPVSGTMLTRSVRGRDRRQTIYWRGADCSSSYL
- the LOC100191475 gene encoding THO complex subunit 5B-like; translated protein: MAAAPTADAMDVDAPARTLTTSPATKLRSPHDLLAETRASIEKVAARILAIKKDGAPKSELRELVTQMSLHLVTLRQVNREILMEEDKVKAETEAAKAPVDSTTLQLHNLLYEKNHYVKAIRACLDFQTKYPGIELVPEEEFQRSAPADILEKTLAADASHDLMLKRLNFELVQRKELCKLHEKLGQQRGSLLETIANQKKFLSSLPSHLKSLKKASLPVQQQLGMQHTKKLKQHHAAELLPTPLYIAYTQLLGQKEAFGENIEVEIAGSTKDAQIFAQQQAKKENSTLSSGDNRMDDDVIDDEEDAQRRRSRSKKNVVKEANNPAVAYQLHPLKIILHVYDTEDSGSKRRKLITLRFEYLAKLNVVCVGIEDSEGLDSNILSNLFPDDTGLDLPHQMAKIYVGEVPNFSDKDSRPYKWAQHLGGIDFLPEVPPSVGDDSSRALNTADLSSGLALYRQQNRAQTILQRIRLRKVAQMALMWQLDYLTKLKWPRIEHKNAPWASRNPLCSLHSWSLTSYPESSRSILMLSGAASNVDSDVERSVTNWEETESIREDGELPVVIPAENEPNGSTILQPEVSAEIRSHSRGLSLISKSATPSKLSISRSFGRNEDDLDLLMYSDSELEDQPCILDETEKATSPIRDRFWEEYASKEFTMVLSKTMKNGLKVMLEAKVKISMEYPLRPPLFRLRLLSEKSEILKWHNDLRAMEAEVNLHILRSIPLSYEDYILTHQVMCLAMLFDMHFDEENEKRKVTSVIDVGLCKPVSGTMLTRSVRGRDRRQTIYWRGADCSSSYL
- the LOC103627785 gene encoding flavonol synthase/flavanone 3-hydroxylase — protein: MGGETHLSVQELAASLGALPPEFVRSEQDQPGATTYRGAAVPDAPVIDMSEPGFGARMAAAAREWGLFQVVNHGVPSAAVAELQRVGRAFFALPTEEKERYAMDPASGKIEGYGTKLQRDLEGKKTWNDFFFHVVAPPEKVDHAVWPRSLAGYREANEEYCRHMQRLTRELFEHLSLGLGLHGSAMAEAFGGDGLVFLQKINFYPPCPQPELTLGVAPHTDMSTLTVLVPNEVQGLQVFKDGQWYEAKYVPDALIVHIGDQIEIFSNGAYKAVLHRTTVNKEKTRMSWPMFVEPPGELVVGPHPKLVTEESPAKYKAKKYKDYQHCKINKLPM